One genomic window of Geodermatophilus sp. DSM 44513 includes the following:
- the thiD gene encoding bifunctional hydroxymethylpyrimidine kinase/phosphomethylpyrimidine kinase, producing MSGVAVALTVAGSDPSGGAGIQADLKTFSALGVYGTAVLTALTAQNTRGVTGVHAVPAAFVAEQLATLFADVGVHATKLGMLGTADVVHAVAEALAARPGGPVVCDPVMVATSGDRLIDDTAVDAVRAELLPHADLVTPNVPEAAVLLGVDPATDVDQLPGQATALLALGPRAVLLKGGHLGGEDSVDVLATADGVTVTRRPRVHTTSTHGTGCTLSSALAALAARHRTDDWTRLVDPARDYLQRALQAGGTLGVGSGHGPVHHFAGVWER from the coding sequence GTGAGCGGGGTCGCGGTGGCGCTGACCGTGGCGGGGAGCGACCCCAGCGGCGGCGCCGGCATCCAGGCCGACCTGAAGACCTTCAGCGCGCTGGGCGTCTACGGCACCGCGGTGCTCACCGCGCTCACGGCGCAGAACACCCGCGGCGTCACCGGCGTGCACGCCGTCCCCGCCGCCTTCGTCGCCGAGCAGCTGGCCACGCTGTTCGCCGACGTCGGGGTGCACGCCACCAAGCTCGGCATGCTCGGCACCGCCGACGTGGTCCACGCGGTCGCGGAGGCGCTGGCCGCCCGCCCGGGCGGGCCGGTGGTGTGCGACCCGGTGATGGTGGCGACCAGCGGCGACCGGCTCATCGACGACACCGCCGTCGACGCCGTCCGCGCCGAGCTGCTGCCCCATGCCGACCTGGTGACGCCGAACGTGCCCGAGGCCGCCGTCCTGCTCGGCGTCGACCCGGCGACCGACGTCGACCAGCTGCCCGGCCAGGCCACCGCGCTGCTGGCGCTCGGCCCGCGGGCGGTGCTGCTCAAAGGCGGCCACCTGGGCGGCGAGGACAGCGTCGACGTGCTGGCCACCGCCGACGGCGTGACGGTCACCCGGCGGCCCAGGGTGCACACCACCTCGACGCACGGCACCGGGTGCACGCTGTCCTCCGCGCTCGCCGCGCTGGCCGCCCGCCACCGCACCGACGACTGGACCCGGCTGGTCGACCCGGCGCGGGACTACCTGCAGCGGGCGCTGCAGGCGGGCGGCACCCTGGGCGTCGGCTCCGGGCACGGTCCCGTGCACCACTTCGCCGGCGTCTGGGAGCGGTGA